A single window of Candidatus Palauibacter soopunensis DNA harbors:
- a CDS encoding RNA methyltransferase, translating to MPTRAEIKAWRSLHRGRGRRETGCFLAEGRRLVGEMLEWPGRTVAVLHADAAGDEPELEALLARAVTLGVRTEAVPEATIQTLADAATPQPVLAIGEVPAYGWDDVADGAIVLLDGVQDPGNVGTLVRTALALEAAAVVGVGETADPWGPKALRASAGASFRGPVFRTDTRDAVERLAGRRIPIWVAAADAPPLAEPPAGPVALALGSEAHGVSPSLRAAAARVVSVPLARGVESLNVASAGAILLDRLRTGRPLG from the coding sequence ATGCCGACGCGCGCGGAGATCAAGGCCTGGCGGTCGCTGCACCGCGGAAGGGGACGCCGGGAAACCGGGTGTTTTCTGGCCGAGGGGCGGCGGCTCGTCGGCGAGATGCTCGAGTGGCCGGGCCGCACGGTTGCCGTGCTCCACGCCGATGCGGCGGGGGACGAGCCGGAGCTGGAGGCGCTGCTCGCGCGCGCGGTCACGCTGGGCGTGCGCACGGAGGCGGTGCCCGAAGCGACCATTCAAACGCTGGCGGATGCCGCCACGCCCCAGCCCGTCCTCGCGATCGGCGAGGTGCCGGCGTACGGCTGGGACGATGTGGCCGACGGCGCGATCGTGCTCCTCGACGGCGTGCAGGATCCGGGCAACGTCGGTACCCTCGTGCGCACCGCGCTCGCGCTGGAGGCGGCCGCGGTGGTCGGCGTCGGGGAGACCGCCGATCCCTGGGGGCCGAAAGCGCTACGGGCCTCGGCGGGAGCTTCGTTTCGCGGCCCCGTCTTTCGCACGGACACCCGGGACGCCGTGGAGCGGCTCGCCGGGCGGAGGATCCCGATCTGGGTCGCCGCGGCCGATGCTCCGCCGCTCGCGGAACCGCCCGCCGGACCGGTTGCACTCGCGCTGGGGAGCGAGGCTCACGGCGTCTCCCCGTCGCTCCGCGCCGCCGCAGCCCGCGTCGTCTCCGTGCCGCTCGCCCGCGGCGTGGAGTCGCTGAACGTGGCGTCGGCCGGCGCGATCCTGCTCGACCGGCTGCGGACGGGGCGCCCGCTTGGCTGA
- the deoC gene encoding deoxyribose-phosphate aldolase, with protein MRGRNAGTPLDLDLIRGQAANRSAIERRAATLGKRRSIKKEWQAAWLLRAVTMIDLTTLAGDDTPGRVARLAAKARQPVRPDLLRALGAEDLGLRVASVCVYPTMVPAVVEALAGDDIPVCAVAAGFPAGLTPFAQRVEEIHEAVEAGAREIDIVITRRNVLTGDWEALYDEVRAFREACGDAHLKTIMATGELGSLRNVARASWTCMMAGADFIKTSTGKEKVNATLPVGLVMARAIRAYRQLSGFQVGLKPAGGVGKAKQALEWLILVKEELGGTWLDRSLFRFGASSLLADIERQLEHRATGRYSAYHRHPLG; from the coding sequence ATGCGAGGGCGCAATGCCGGAACGCCGCTCGACCTCGATCTGATCCGGGGGCAGGCGGCGAACCGCAGCGCGATCGAGCGCCGGGCCGCCACGCTGGGGAAGCGCCGCAGCATCAAGAAGGAGTGGCAGGCCGCCTGGCTCCTCCGCGCCGTGACGATGATCGACCTCACGACGCTCGCCGGCGACGACACCCCGGGGCGGGTGGCTCGCCTCGCCGCCAAGGCCCGCCAGCCCGTACGTCCCGACCTCCTCCGCGCGCTGGGGGCGGAAGATCTCGGCCTCCGGGTGGCCTCCGTCTGTGTGTATCCGACGATGGTTCCCGCCGTCGTGGAAGCGCTCGCCGGCGACGACATCCCGGTGTGCGCGGTCGCCGCCGGCTTTCCCGCCGGGCTCACGCCGTTCGCGCAGCGGGTCGAGGAGATCCACGAAGCGGTCGAGGCCGGGGCGCGCGAGATCGACATCGTCATCACCCGCCGCAACGTGCTCACCGGCGACTGGGAGGCGCTGTACGACGAGGTCCGCGCCTTCCGCGAGGCCTGCGGCGACGCCCACCTGAAGACGATCATGGCCACGGGTGAACTCGGGAGCCTGCGCAACGTCGCCCGCGCGAGCTGGACCTGCATGATGGCCGGAGCCGACTTCATCAAGACTTCGACCGGCAAGGAGAAGGTCAACGCGACGCTCCCGGTCGGACTCGTGATGGCGCGCGCGATCCGCGCCTACCGGCAACTCTCCGGCTTCCAGGTGGGGCTGAAGCCGGCCGGCGGCGTCGGGAAGGCGAAGCAGGCGCTGGAGTGGCTGATTCTCGTGAAGGAAGAACTGGGCGGGACATGGCTCGACCGGTCGCTGTTCCGCTTCGGCGCGAGTTCGCTGCTCGCGGACATCGAACGCCAGTTGGAGCACCGGGCGACGGGGCGGTATTCCGCCTACCACCGGCACCCGCTGGGGTGA
- a CDS encoding nucleoside transporter C-terminal domain-containing protein — protein sequence MSQRRDPSRSAAAAPSAMPREGWLLLTVVTVLGVGLAAGAAPLAAQGLEGVGGAIDEPFLSRLARGLLGIAFLLTTVWLCSAHRKSISWPLVVKGLGLQIAFALLVLKSGVGHTFFSAVNDVFVALIGYTNAGSRFVFGSLVDFGTPVDGGAGGVVNIGANFAFSVLPTIIFFSSLMALAYHLGFMQRVVRGVAWAMQRTLGTSGAETTSAAGNIFVGQTEAPLLIRPFVDRMTMSELNTVMTGGFATVAGGALAAYVAILVGVFPGIAGHLLAASIMAAPAGIVVSKMLMPETQVPETRGTLDIDPPQAHANVIDAAAGGAGDGLKLALNVGAMLLAFLAIIALGNGVIGWVTGLFGVEGITLERIFGWVFAPVAWLIGVPWADAVEVGTLFGVKMVANEFLAFTNLGAGLAGDLQLSNKSLIMCTYALTGFANFSSIAIQIGGIGGIAPGRREDLSKLGLRAMLGGTVATWMTATLAGVLA from the coding sequence ATGTCCCAGCGTCGCGACCCTTCCCGCTCCGCAGCCGCGGCGCCCTCGGCGATGCCGCGGGAGGGTTGGCTGCTCCTCACCGTGGTCACCGTGCTGGGCGTCGGCCTGGCCGCGGGCGCCGCGCCGCTGGCGGCACAGGGACTCGAGGGGGTGGGTGGCGCGATCGACGAGCCGTTCCTCTCCCGCCTGGCGCGGGGTCTGCTCGGGATCGCGTTCCTGCTCACGACCGTGTGGCTTTGCTCCGCGCACCGGAAGTCGATCTCGTGGCCGCTCGTCGTCAAGGGGCTCGGGCTGCAGATCGCCTTCGCGCTCCTCGTCCTCAAGTCGGGCGTCGGCCACACCTTCTTCAGCGCCGTCAACGACGTATTCGTCGCGCTCATCGGGTACACCAACGCGGGATCGCGCTTCGTTTTCGGGTCGCTCGTGGACTTCGGGACTCCGGTCGACGGGGGCGCGGGCGGCGTCGTGAACATCGGGGCGAATTTTGCCTTCAGCGTCCTGCCCACGATCATCTTCTTCTCTTCCCTCATGGCCCTCGCGTATCACCTGGGGTTCATGCAGCGGGTCGTGCGAGGCGTCGCCTGGGCGATGCAGCGCACGCTGGGGACGAGCGGCGCGGAGACGACCTCGGCCGCCGGCAACATCTTCGTCGGCCAGACGGAGGCGCCCCTCCTCATCCGGCCCTTCGTGGACCGGATGACGATGTCCGAACTCAATACGGTGATGACGGGGGGCTTCGCGACCGTGGCGGGCGGCGCGCTCGCCGCGTACGTGGCGATCCTCGTGGGGGTGTTCCCGGGCATTGCGGGGCACTTGCTCGCGGCGAGCATCATGGCGGCGCCGGCGGGGATCGTGGTGAGCAAGATGCTGATGCCCGAGACGCAAGTGCCCGAGACGCGCGGCACGCTCGACATCGACCCGCCGCAGGCGCACGCGAACGTGATCGACGCGGCGGCCGGAGGGGCGGGAGACGGGCTGAAGCTCGCCCTGAACGTAGGGGCGATGCTCCTCGCCTTCCTCGCCATCATCGCCCTGGGGAACGGCGTCATCGGCTGGGTGACCGGACTGTTCGGCGTGGAGGGAATCACGCTCGAGCGGATCTTCGGCTGGGTCTTCGCCCCCGTGGCCTGGCTCATCGGCGTGCCGTGGGCCGACGCGGTCGAGGTCGGGACGCTGTTCGGGGTGAAGATGGTCGCGAACGAGTTCCTCGCCTTCACGAACCTCGGGGCCGGGCTCGCCGGCGACCTTCAACTCTCGAACAAGTCGCTCATCATGTGCACGTACGCGCTGACGGGTTTCGCGAACTTCAGCTCCATCGCGATCCAGATCGGGGGCATCGGGGGGATCGCCCCGGGCCGCCGTGAGGATCTGTCGAAACTCGGCCTGCGGGCGATGCTCGGGGGGACGGTTGCGACGTGGATGACGGCGACGCTGGCCGGAGTCCTCGCGTGA
- the katG gene encoding catalase/peroxidase HPI gives MTTNETWWPNQLSLKALRQNSPASDPMGGDFNYSEAFKNVDVEELKRDVEEVMTTSQDWWPADYGHYGPLFIRMTWHAAGTYRITDGRGGGGSGYQRFAPLNSWPDNGNLDKARRLLWPVKQKYGRNLSWADLIIFAGNCALESMGFRTFGFAFGRPDVWEADETDWGSETEWLGDERHNEEGELQEGLGADHMGLIYVNPEGPGGHPDPAAAAKFIRTTFARMAMNDEETVALIAGGHTFGKAHGAGPESHVGTEPEGADLEAQGFGWHSSYGSGKAGDTITSGLEGAWTTEPTRWDNNFMENLHDHEWELTKSPAGKSQYTPVNASEVATVPDAHDPSKKHAPMMLTTDLSLREDPVYAPISKRFLENPADLADAFAKAWFKLLHRDMGPRSRYLGPLVPAEPQLWQDPVPAVDHELIDEQDVADLKARVLASGLSVSRLVATAWASAASFRGTDKRGGANGARVRLAPQKDWEANDPAKLAGALQTLEGIQAEFNAAQSGGKRVSLADLIVLAGCAGVEQAARDAGHDVQVPFAPGRTDASEEWTDAESFAVLEPAADGFRNYAKAGNGASAAGQLVERACLLTLTAPEMTALVGGMRVLNANTGGSAHGVFTDRPGALTNDFFVNLLDMSTEWRASSDGAFEGRDAAGDIRWTATEVDLVFGSNSELRALAEVYGCDDGQEAFIHDFVGAWNKVMNLDRYDLA, from the coding sequence ATGACGACGAATGAAACCTGGTGGCCGAATCAGCTGAGCCTGAAGGCCCTTCGGCAGAACTCGCCCGCGTCGGACCCGATGGGCGGGGACTTCAACTACTCCGAGGCGTTCAAGAACGTCGACGTCGAGGAACTGAAGCGGGACGTCGAGGAGGTGATGACGACCTCGCAGGACTGGTGGCCGGCGGACTACGGCCACTACGGGCCGCTCTTCATCCGCATGACGTGGCATGCCGCGGGCACGTACCGCATCACGGACGGCCGCGGCGGCGGCGGCTCGGGCTACCAGCGCTTCGCGCCGCTGAACAGCTGGCCGGACAACGGGAACCTGGACAAGGCGCGCCGCCTGCTGTGGCCGGTGAAGCAGAAGTACGGCCGCAACCTGTCGTGGGCCGATCTCATCATCTTCGCGGGCAACTGCGCGCTGGAGTCGATGGGGTTCCGGACGTTCGGCTTCGCCTTCGGCCGCCCGGACGTGTGGGAGGCCGACGAGACGGACTGGGGATCGGAAACCGAGTGGCTCGGGGACGAACGCCACAACGAGGAAGGGGAACTGCAGGAAGGGCTCGGCGCCGACCACATGGGGCTCATCTACGTGAACCCGGAGGGGCCGGGCGGGCACCCGGACCCCGCGGCGGCGGCGAAGTTCATCCGCACGACCTTCGCCCGCATGGCGATGAACGATGAGGAGACGGTCGCGCTCATCGCCGGCGGCCACACCTTCGGCAAGGCGCACGGCGCCGGCCCCGAATCCCACGTCGGTACCGAGCCGGAGGGCGCCGACCTCGAGGCACAGGGCTTCGGCTGGCACAGCAGCTACGGCAGCGGGAAGGCCGGCGACACGATCACGAGCGGCCTGGAAGGCGCCTGGACGACCGAGCCCACGCGGTGGGACAACAACTTCATGGAGAACCTGCACGACCACGAGTGGGAGCTGACGAAGAGCCCCGCGGGCAAGTCGCAGTACACGCCGGTCAACGCTTCCGAAGTGGCCACCGTGCCGGACGCGCACGACCCGTCGAAGAAGCACGCCCCGATGATGCTCACGACGGACCTCTCCCTGCGCGAGGATCCCGTGTACGCGCCGATCTCGAAGCGCTTCCTCGAGAACCCGGCAGACCTCGCGGACGCCTTCGCCAAGGCGTGGTTCAAACTGCTCCACCGCGACATGGGGCCGCGCAGCCGGTATCTCGGACCGCTGGTCCCGGCGGAGCCGCAGTTGTGGCAGGATCCCGTGCCCGCTGTCGACCACGAGCTGATCGATGAGCAGGATGTCGCAGATCTCAAGGCCCGGGTCCTCGCTTCCGGCCTGTCGGTTTCCCGGCTGGTCGCGACGGCCTGGGCGTCGGCGGCCTCGTTCCGCGGCACCGACAAGCGCGGCGGCGCGAACGGCGCCCGCGTCCGCCTGGCGCCGCAAAAGGACTGGGAGGCGAACGATCCGGCCAAACTTGCAGGGGCGCTGCAAACGCTGGAAGGGATCCAGGCGGAGTTCAACGCCGCGCAGAGCGGAGGCAAGCGGGTCTCCCTCGCCGACCTCATCGTCCTCGCCGGGTGCGCGGGCGTCGAGCAGGCGGCGCGCGATGCCGGGCACGACGTGCAGGTGCCGTTCGCGCCGGGGCGCACGGACGCGTCGGAGGAGTGGACGGACGCGGAGTCGTTCGCCGTGCTCGAGCCCGCGGCGGACGGGTTCCGCAACTACGCGAAGGCCGGAAACGGAGCGTCCGCGGCCGGGCAGCTCGTGGAGCGGGCCTGCCTGCTCACGTTGACCGCGCCCGAGATGACCGCGCTGGTCGGCGGCATGCGCGTCCTCAACGCGAACACCGGAGGGTCCGCGCACGGCGTGTTCACGGACCGGCCCGGAGCGCTGACGAACGACTTCTTCGTGAACCTGCTCGACATGAGCACGGAGTGGCGGGCGTCATCCGATGGCGCCTTCGAGGGCCGCGACGCGGCCGGCGACATCCGGTGGACCGCCACCGAGGTGGACCTGGTGTTCGGCTCGAACTCCGAACTCCGGGCGCTCGCGGAAGTCTACGGGTGCGACGACGGGCAGGAGGCGTTCATACACGACTTCGTCGGCGCCTGGAACAAGGTGATGAACCTCGACCGCTACGATCTCGCCTGA
- a CDS encoding aldehyde dehydrogenase family protein has protein sequence MPKIAELFETMEYGPAPEVADEARAWIEERGPRFGHYFGGAWREPADGEFFATFDPSNEEPLGEIAQGSPGDVDRAVAAARAAQATWRDLGGHGRARYLYAIARHLQKHSRLFATLETLDNGKPIRESRDIDIPLVARHFYHHAGWAQLMDAELADCEPLGVAGQIIPWNFPLLMLAWKIAPALATGNTVVLKPAEFTSLTALRFAELCHEIDLPPGVVNIVTGDGHTGAAIVEHPDVDKIAFTGSTEVGRLIRETTAGTGKKISLELGGKSPFLVFDDADLDSVVEGVVDAIWFNQGQVCCAGSRILAHEGIADALADRLRARMETLRMGAPLDKGVDIGAIIAPVQLKKIESLVEEGREEGATIWQPSWSVPRDGWFYPPTLCTDVSPAARIAQVEIFGPVVVQMTFRTPAEAVALANNTRYGLAASVWTENVNLALDIASQIKAGTVWINCTNVFDAASGFGGYRESGFGREGGREGLWEYVRRHPAPAGPDPGEEESQTAKRDERGDARKKADAPARLPAVDRTAKLYIGGRQARPDGGYSLEVQDHQGRAAGEVARGNRKDARNAVEAALTTDWARTTAHLRAQILYYAGENLDARRGAFEDRLCALTGCDERAAAREVEASVRRLFTWAAWADKWDGAVHRTPFRNVTLAMPEPLGVMAVICPREPALLGFISSVIPPVALGNSVVAVASERWPLLATDFYQVLETSDVPAGVVNILTGLEEELRPTLAGHDAVDGMWYFGADDGAADVERRSASNLKRTWTKAARGPDWFGPGGEGREFLRRASQIKNIWVPYGE, from the coding sequence ATGCCGAAGATCGCGGAACTGTTCGAGACGATGGAGTACGGTCCCGCTCCGGAGGTCGCGGACGAGGCGCGCGCGTGGATCGAGGAACGGGGTCCCCGCTTCGGGCACTACTTCGGCGGTGCCTGGCGCGAACCTGCGGACGGCGAGTTCTTCGCGACCTTCGATCCGAGCAACGAAGAGCCACTGGGCGAGATCGCGCAGGGCAGCCCCGGCGATGTGGACCGCGCCGTGGCGGCGGCACGGGCGGCCCAGGCGACCTGGCGGGATCTCGGGGGACACGGCCGGGCGCGCTACCTGTACGCGATCGCCCGTCACCTGCAGAAGCACTCCCGGCTCTTCGCGACGCTCGAGACGCTCGACAACGGGAAGCCCATCCGCGAATCGCGCGACATCGACATTCCGCTCGTCGCGCGGCACTTCTATCACCATGCGGGCTGGGCCCAGCTCATGGACGCCGAACTCGCCGACTGCGAGCCGCTTGGCGTCGCGGGCCAGATCATCCCCTGGAACTTCCCGCTGCTCATGCTCGCGTGGAAGATCGCGCCCGCTCTCGCGACCGGGAACACCGTCGTCCTCAAGCCCGCCGAGTTCACGTCGCTGACCGCGCTCCGGTTCGCGGAACTCTGCCACGAGATCGACCTTCCGCCGGGCGTCGTGAACATCGTGACCGGGGATGGCCACACGGGCGCCGCGATCGTCGAACATCCGGACGTCGACAAGATCGCCTTTACGGGCTCGACGGAGGTCGGACGCCTCATCCGCGAGACGACGGCGGGGACCGGCAAGAAGATCTCGCTGGAACTCGGCGGGAAATCGCCCTTCCTCGTTTTCGACGACGCGGACCTCGACAGCGTGGTCGAGGGCGTCGTCGACGCGATCTGGTTCAACCAGGGCCAGGTGTGCTGCGCCGGCTCCCGGATCCTTGCCCACGAAGGGATCGCCGACGCGCTCGCCGACCGCCTGCGCGCCCGCATGGAGACGCTCCGCATGGGGGCTCCGCTCGACAAGGGCGTCGACATCGGAGCGATCATCGCGCCGGTGCAGTTGAAGAAGATCGAGTCGCTCGTCGAAGAGGGACGCGAGGAGGGCGCCACGATCTGGCAGCCTTCCTGGAGCGTCCCCCGGGACGGCTGGTTCTACCCGCCGACCCTGTGCACCGACGTGTCGCCGGCCGCGCGGATCGCCCAGGTCGAGATCTTCGGTCCCGTCGTGGTTCAGATGACGTTCCGCACCCCCGCGGAGGCGGTCGCGCTCGCGAACAACACGCGCTACGGCCTCGCGGCGAGCGTATGGACCGAAAACGTGAACCTCGCCCTCGACATCGCCTCGCAGATCAAGGCCGGGACGGTGTGGATCAACTGCACGAACGTGTTCGATGCCGCCTCGGGGTTCGGCGGCTATCGTGAAAGCGGGTTCGGGCGCGAGGGCGGCCGGGAAGGGCTCTGGGAGTATGTCCGCCGGCACCCCGCGCCGGCGGGGCCGGACCCCGGTGAGGAGGAATCGCAGACGGCGAAGCGCGACGAGCGGGGAGACGCCCGCAAGAAGGCCGACGCCCCCGCGCGGCTGCCCGCGGTCGACCGGACGGCGAAGCTCTACATCGGTGGCCGGCAGGCGCGGCCGGACGGCGGCTACAGCCTCGAGGTCCAGGACCACCAGGGCCGCGCCGCGGGGGAAGTCGCCCGCGGAAACCGGAAGGACGCGCGCAACGCGGTGGAGGCGGCACTCACCACGGACTGGGCGCGTACGACGGCCCACCTGAGGGCGCAGATCCTGTACTACGCGGGCGAAAACCTCGACGCGCGCCGGGGGGCCTTCGAGGACCGGCTGTGCGCGCTCACGGGCTGCGATGAGCGGGCGGCGGCGCGCGAGGTGGAAGCGTCCGTGCGGCGCCTCTTCACCTGGGCGGCGTGGGCGGACAAGTGGGATGGGGCCGTCCACCGGACCCCCTTCCGCAACGTCACCCTCGCCATGCCCGAGCCGCTGGGCGTGATGGCGGTGATCTGCCCGCGGGAACCTGCGCTGCTCGGTTTCATCTCCAGCGTGATCCCACCCGTTGCCCTCGGGAATTCCGTCGTTGCCGTCGCCTCGGAGCGTTGGCCTCTCCTGGCCACCGACTTCTACCAGGTGCTCGAGACCTCGGACGTGCCGGCAGGGGTCGTCAACATCCTTACGGGCCTCGAGGAGGAACTGCGGCCCACCCTCGCCGGCCATGATGCGGTGGATGGGATGTGGTACTTCGGGGCGGACGACGGGGCCGCCGACGTGGAGCGCCGCTCCGCCTCCAATCTGAAGCGCACCTGGACGAAGGCCGCTCGGGGGCCGGATTGGTTCGGTCCCGGCGGCGAGGGGCGCGAGTTCCTCCGGCGCGCCTCCCAGATCAAGAACATCTGGGTCCCGTACGGGGAGTAG
- a CDS encoding purine-nucleoside phosphorylase, translated as MTRAAADIQVGVDAAAAALRARIGDRLDGDAPHVAITMGSGLGGLGEEIEDPVRVPYEDLPGWPRPTVIGHAGHALIGTLGGRPVLGLSGRVHLYEGGPPERVVFYVRVAAALGIPVLFLSNAAGAIREGWHPGELMLVSDHLNLTGTSPLIGPVVGTENRFPDLTFAYDRELRTIVRGTASELGQTLHEGVYAAMHGPAFETPAEIRMLRALGADAVGMSTVPEVIAARALGIRCVAVSCLTNYAAGVLDEPLNHEEVLETTKLAQAGFQRLVELSAARCPGPAAPTR; from the coding sequence GTGACCCGCGCGGCCGCGGACATCCAGGTCGGCGTCGACGCGGCGGCCGCGGCGCTGCGAGCCCGCATTGGGGACCGGCTGGACGGCGACGCGCCGCATGTCGCGATCACGATGGGCTCGGGGCTCGGCGGCCTCGGGGAAGAGATCGAGGATCCGGTGCGGGTGCCCTACGAGGATCTTCCCGGCTGGCCCCGTCCCACGGTCATCGGCCACGCCGGCCACGCGCTCATCGGGACGCTCGGCGGTCGGCCCGTCCTGGGCCTCAGCGGACGCGTCCATCTCTACGAGGGCGGCCCGCCGGAGCGCGTCGTTTTCTACGTGCGCGTCGCGGCGGCGCTCGGCATCCCGGTCCTCTTCCTCTCGAACGCGGCCGGGGCGATCCGGGAGGGCTGGCACCCCGGCGAACTCATGCTGGTCTCCGACCACCTCAACCTGACCGGCACGAGCCCGCTTATCGGCCCTGTGGTGGGGACGGAGAATCGCTTCCCCGACCTGACCTTCGCCTACGACCGGGAACTACGGACGATCGTGCGCGGGACCGCGTCCGAGCTGGGCCAGACGCTCCACGAGGGCGTCTACGCGGCGATGCACGGCCCCGCCTTCGAGACCCCGGCCGAGATCCGCATGCTGCGGGCGCTCGGCGCGGACGCCGTCGGCATGTCCACCGTGCCGGAGGTCATCGCGGCCCGCGCCCTCGGCATCCGCTGCGTCGCCGTCTCCTGCCTCACGAACTACGCGGCCGGGGTCCTCGACGAACCGCTGAACCACGAGGAAGTCCTCGAGACGACGAAACTCGCCCAGGCCGGCTTCCAGCGCCTCGTCGAGCTCTCCGCCGCCCGCTGTCCCGGGCCCGCGGCCCCGACGCGCTAG
- the thiD gene encoding bifunctional hydroxymethylpyrimidine kinase/phosphomethylpyrimidine kinase, producing MNPKKAARATALTIAGSDSGGGAGIQADLKTFHAFGVFGTSAVTAVTAQNTLGVQAVQALDPPLVRRQIESVRADLSPGAAKTGMLANAGIVRAVVASLHGFEAPLVVDPVMVATSGDRLLDPAAVSAILEELLPIATLVTPNVPEAEILAGRTVSTEADMSAAASAILARGAGAVLVKGGHLDGEEVVDLFRDGNRERAWRTPRIRTTETHGTGCTLSAAIAAGLASELTLEPAIERGLAFTRAAIAAAPGLGSGRGPLDHWADPGDRSPD from the coding sequence GTGAACCCGAAGAAAGCGGCGCGGGCGACGGCTCTCACGATCGCGGGAAGCGATTCGGGGGGCGGAGCCGGCATCCAGGCCGACCTGAAGACCTTTCACGCGTTCGGCGTGTTCGGAACGAGCGCGGTCACCGCCGTCACGGCGCAGAACACCCTCGGCGTCCAGGCGGTACAGGCGCTCGACCCGCCGCTCGTGCGGCGCCAGATCGAATCGGTCCGGGCGGATCTGTCGCCGGGAGCCGCGAAGACGGGGATGCTCGCCAACGCGGGAATCGTGCGGGCCGTCGTCGCGAGCCTGCACGGCTTCGAGGCACCGCTCGTGGTCGACCCGGTGATGGTGGCGACGAGCGGCGACCGGCTCCTCGACCCGGCCGCAGTGTCCGCCATCCTGGAGGAACTTCTGCCTATCGCCACCCTCGTCACGCCGAACGTGCCCGAGGCCGAGATCCTCGCCGGACGGACCGTGAGCACCGAAGCCGACATGTCCGCGGCGGCGAGCGCCATCCTCGCGCGGGGAGCCGGGGCCGTGCTCGTCAAGGGCGGGCACCTGGACGGCGAAGAAGTCGTCGACCTGTTCCGGGACGGAAACCGCGAGCGCGCGTGGCGGACCCCCCGCATCCGGACGACGGAAACCCATGGGACCGGCTGCACGCTCTCGGCCGCGATCGCGGCGGGGCTGGCCTCGGAGCTCACTCTCGAGCCGGCGATCGAGCGGGGACTCGCCTTCACGCGCGCCGCCATCGCGGCCGCGCCGGGCCTCGGCTCCGGCCGCGGTCCCCTGGATCACTGGGCCGATCCCGGAGACCGTTCCCCCGACTGA